Proteins from a single region of Pseudarthrobacter sp. NIBRBAC000502772:
- a CDS encoding MFS transporter, with the protein MAENDVVRSKSAVLDPEGNEVAPGATDKAPVRRAAWAGLIGTALEQYDFVIYGTASAIIFNKIFFPNIDPAIGIIAAFGAYAVGFGARPLGGLFFSKYGDRLGRKWVLVATLFLMGIATFAIGLLPTYEQAGIWAPVLLVACRFLQGFGAGAEQAGGVVLVAETAPKGSRGRYASLVFVGAAAGTAMGAVVWILVQMMPREALEAYGWRLVFFSSIFVTIAAYVIRRKLKESPVFEEKKEEIAGAVRATPVSDVVKNGRAGLFRVFFMNVGANAHSYIFQVFLGSYLITQLKIDATFIPKVLLVGALFACVSAYAFGTLSDRFGRRRMYLIITAFLFVFPVPAFLLLNTGNLFLISLVIVLGFIFAAQGSVGVQAAYFPELFGSRYRYAGVALGREFSSVFGGGIAPLICSALVTAFSGSWIPVAIYMMAMMGISLVTTIKAPETVDRDLLTEEDAK; encoded by the coding sequence GTGGCTGAGAACGATGTTGTTCGCAGTAAGTCGGCGGTCCTGGACCCCGAAGGCAATGAGGTGGCCCCCGGGGCCACCGACAAGGCGCCCGTCCGCAGGGCCGCATGGGCCGGCCTGATCGGCACCGCGCTCGAACAGTACGACTTTGTGATCTACGGAACCGCATCGGCGATCATCTTCAACAAGATCTTCTTCCCGAACATCGACCCCGCCATCGGTATCATCGCCGCGTTCGGTGCCTACGCCGTCGGCTTCGGGGCACGCCCCCTCGGCGGCCTCTTCTTCTCCAAGTACGGTGACCGGCTGGGACGCAAGTGGGTGCTGGTTGCCACGCTCTTCCTGATGGGCATCGCCACGTTCGCCATAGGCCTGCTGCCCACCTACGAGCAGGCGGGCATCTGGGCCCCCGTGCTGCTGGTTGCCTGCCGCTTCCTCCAGGGATTCGGTGCCGGCGCCGAACAGGCCGGCGGCGTGGTCCTGGTGGCGGAAACTGCGCCGAAGGGCAGCCGCGGACGCTACGCCTCGCTCGTCTTCGTTGGTGCCGCCGCCGGCACCGCGATGGGCGCCGTCGTCTGGATCCTGGTGCAGATGATGCCCCGCGAAGCCCTGGAAGCCTACGGCTGGCGGCTTGTGTTCTTCTCGTCGATCTTCGTCACCATCGCCGCCTACGTGATCCGCCGCAAGCTGAAGGAATCACCGGTCTTTGAGGAAAAGAAGGAAGAGATCGCCGGCGCCGTCCGCGCCACTCCCGTGTCCGACGTCGTCAAGAACGGCCGTGCGGGCCTGTTCCGGGTCTTCTTTATGAACGTGGGCGCCAACGCGCACTCGTACATCTTCCAGGTCTTCCTGGGCTCCTACCTGATCACGCAGCTCAAGATTGACGCAACGTTCATTCCCAAGGTCCTGCTCGTGGGCGCGCTCTTCGCCTGCGTCTCGGCCTACGCCTTCGGCACCCTCTCCGACCGCTTCGGCCGCCGCCGGATGTACCTCATCATCACGGCGTTCCTGTTTGTCTTCCCCGTCCCGGCCTTCCTGCTGCTGAACACCGGAAACCTGTTCCTGATCTCGCTGGTGATCGTGCTCGGCTTCATCTTCGCCGCGCAGGGATCCGTGGGCGTCCAGGCAGCGTACTTCCCCGAGCTCTTCGGTTCCCGGTACCGCTACGCCGGCGTCGCGCTGGGCCGGGAATTCTCCTCCGTCTTCGGCGGCGGCATCGCACCGCTCATCTGCTCGGCGCTGGTCACCGCGTTCAGCGGCTCCTGGATCCCGGTCGCCATCTACATGATGGCCATGATGGGCATCAGCCTGGTCACCACCATCAAAGCCCCCGAAACCGTCGATCGTGACCTGCTCACAGAAGAGGACGCCAAGTAA
- a CDS encoding FAD-dependent oxidoreductase, translating to MSNPAETTSKRPLRVAIVGAGPAGVYAADILTKSNGVKDGDFEVSIDLFEAYPAPYGLIRYGVAPDHPRIKGIVNALHKVLDRGDIRFLGNVTYGRDLTLHDFRAFYDAVIFSTGAIKDADLDIPGIELQGSFGGADFVSWYDGHPDVPRDWPLDAKEIAVIGNGNVALDVARMLVKHPDELLTTEIPDNVYQGLKNSPVTDVHVFGRRGPAQVKFTPLELRELSHMKDVDIVLYPEDFEFDEASDDAIRSNNQIKTMVNTLTNWLVEEHAEAEEPSSRRLHLHFLHSPVEIYQDPDDGGSGRVAGIKFERMELDGTGNVKGTGEFVDYPVQAVYRAIGYHGSPLDELEYNAKRGVIPNEGGRVLDADGNPVPGIYATGWIKRGPVGLIGHTKGDALETIGFLLEDRLTLPPAQNPDPQAIIDLLTERGIEFTTWEGWIKLDAHEAALGAAWTEGETGADGTAAVVRERIKVVPREEMINISRA from the coding sequence GTGTCCAACCCAGCCGAAACCACCTCCAAACGTCCACTCCGCGTTGCCATTGTGGGTGCGGGACCGGCGGGTGTTTACGCGGCGGATATCCTGACCAAGTCCAACGGCGTCAAGGACGGCGATTTTGAGGTCAGTATCGACCTTTTTGAGGCTTACCCCGCCCCGTACGGCCTGATCCGCTACGGCGTGGCCCCCGACCACCCGCGCATCAAGGGCATCGTGAACGCCCTGCACAAGGTCCTGGACCGGGGCGACATCCGCTTCCTGGGCAACGTCACGTACGGCCGCGACCTCACCCTCCATGACTTCCGCGCCTTCTACGACGCCGTGATCTTCTCCACCGGCGCCATCAAGGACGCGGACCTGGACATCCCCGGCATCGAGCTGCAGGGTTCGTTCGGCGGCGCCGACTTTGTGTCCTGGTACGACGGCCACCCGGACGTTCCCCGCGACTGGCCGCTGGATGCCAAGGAAATCGCCGTGATCGGCAACGGCAACGTGGCGCTGGACGTGGCCCGGATGCTGGTCAAGCACCCCGATGAACTCCTCACCACCGAAATCCCGGACAACGTCTACCAGGGCCTGAAGAACTCCCCGGTCACGGACGTCCACGTCTTCGGCCGCCGCGGCCCGGCACAGGTCAAATTCACGCCGCTGGAACTGCGCGAGCTGAGCCACATGAAGGACGTGGACATTGTCCTGTACCCGGAGGACTTCGAGTTCGACGAAGCCTCCGATGACGCCATCCGCAGCAACAACCAGATCAAAACCATGGTGAACACGCTGACCAACTGGCTCGTGGAGGAGCACGCCGAAGCGGAAGAGCCGTCCTCCCGCCGCCTGCACCTGCACTTCCTGCACAGCCCGGTGGAGATCTACCAGGACCCCGACGACGGCGGGTCCGGCCGGGTGGCCGGCATCAAGTTTGAGCGGATGGAGCTGGATGGCACTGGCAACGTCAAAGGCACGGGCGAGTTTGTGGACTACCCCGTCCAGGCCGTGTACCGCGCCATCGGCTACCACGGTTCGCCACTGGACGAGCTGGAGTACAACGCCAAACGCGGAGTGATCCCCAACGAGGGCGGCCGCGTGCTCGACGCCGACGGCAACCCCGTCCCCGGAATCTACGCCACCGGCTGGATCAAGCGCGGGCCGGTCGGCCTGATCGGGCACACCAAGGGCGACGCCCTGGAGACCATCGGCTTCCTGCTGGAGGACAGGCTCACCCTGCCACCCGCCCAGAACCCGGACCCGCAGGCCATCATCGACCTCCTGACGGAGCGCGGCATCGAGTTCACCACCTGGGAGGGCTGGATCAAGCTGGACGCGCACGAAGCAGCCCTCGGCGCCGCGTGGACGGAAGGCGAGACAGGCGCCGACGGGACCGCCGCCGTCGTGCGTGAACGCATCAAAGTCGTCCCGCGCGAGGAAATGATCAACATCTCCCGCGCCTGA
- a CDS encoding helix-turn-helix domain-containing protein, translated as MRNLILPPTSGGEAIALAQRHALAAHEQLDAHAFPGTPEIPGLRRLIRESWQRSAKLKANPDNPEAPLALDTDELEEYRRQHPLASIMPVIHKLLVQPSHDSGLLVAVGDEVGRLLWVEGDPALQRRAEGMMFVPGADWSEATVGTSAPGTALALGRGIQISGAEHYQRSVHAWSCTAVPFHDPDSGALLGVVDITGKASAVAPHTLSLVEATVAAAQAQLRVERLQLAATLASRPARRRNASSAARSDSARAGGAGGAKEGSLYRNSLQLLGRDQALLSIEGKTVALSARHSEILALLSTHPDGLSAEELSVLLYPGDGPTMTLRAEMVRLRKILQQLNPAAVPESRPYKLTMDLVPDSGQVLNCLQRGAHRIALEIYRGAVLPRSEAPGIIDLRDRVSSLMREAVLTDGSAETLLKYAALPEARDDVDVRTVALKLLPARSPKRAAVVADLERLEAELSA; from the coding sequence ATGAGGAACCTGATCCTGCCGCCGACGTCCGGCGGCGAAGCAATTGCACTTGCCCAGCGTCATGCCCTGGCCGCCCATGAGCAGCTCGACGCCCATGCGTTTCCGGGCACACCGGAAATCCCCGGCCTGCGCAGGCTGATCCGGGAATCCTGGCAGCGGTCCGCCAAGTTGAAAGCCAACCCGGACAACCCCGAAGCGCCCCTTGCCCTGGACACCGACGAGCTCGAGGAATACCGGCGGCAGCACCCCCTGGCCAGCATCATGCCCGTGATCCACAAACTCCTGGTCCAGCCGAGCCACGACAGCGGCTTGCTCGTTGCCGTGGGTGACGAAGTGGGCCGGCTGCTCTGGGTGGAAGGCGATCCGGCCCTGCAGCGCCGTGCCGAAGGCATGATGTTCGTGCCGGGCGCCGACTGGTCAGAGGCCACCGTGGGCACCAGCGCTCCCGGCACTGCCCTGGCCCTGGGCCGCGGCATCCAGATTTCCGGGGCGGAGCATTACCAGCGGTCCGTGCACGCGTGGAGCTGCACCGCCGTCCCGTTCCACGACCCGGATTCCGGTGCGCTGCTGGGCGTTGTGGACATCACGGGCAAAGCCAGTGCCGTGGCGCCCCACACGCTGTCGCTCGTCGAGGCAACCGTCGCTGCCGCGCAGGCGCAGCTCCGTGTTGAGCGGCTGCAGCTGGCGGCCACCCTTGCCAGCCGGCCGGCCCGACGGCGGAACGCCAGTTCGGCGGCCAGATCGGATTCGGCGCGGGCCGGGGGAGCGGGCGGCGCCAAGGAAGGCAGCCTGTACCGCAACAGCCTGCAGCTTCTGGGCCGCGACCAGGCATTGCTCAGCATCGAAGGCAAAACGGTGGCGCTGTCCGCCCGGCACAGTGAAATCCTCGCCCTGCTCAGCACCCACCCGGACGGGCTGAGCGCCGAGGAGCTCAGTGTCCTGCTCTACCCGGGCGACGGCCCCACCATGACGCTCCGCGCGGAAATGGTCCGGCTGCGCAAGATCCTCCAGCAGCTCAACCCGGCCGCCGTCCCCGAATCCAGGCCATACAAACTCACCATGGACCTGGTCCCGGACAGCGGTCAGGTGCTGAACTGCCTGCAGCGCGGCGCCCACCGCATTGCGCTGGAAATCTACCGCGGCGCGGTGCTGCCACGCTCCGAAGCGCCGGGCATCATCGACCTCCGCGACAGGGTCTCCTCGCTCATGCGCGAAGCGGTCCTGACGGACGGCAGTGCCGAGACGCTGCTCAAGTACGCGGCCCTGCCGGAGGCGAGGGACGACGTCGACGTCCGGACCGTCGCCCTGAAGCTGCTGCCGGCGCGCTCGCCCAAGCGGGCCGCCGTCGTCGCCGATCTTGAGCGGCTGGAAGCGGAACTGAGCGCCTGA
- the adhP gene encoding alcohol dehydrogenase AdhP — protein sequence MTTTMQAAVVTEFGKDLQIQTLPIPTPGRGEALVKVITTGVCHTDLHAAAGDWPVKPTPPFIPGHEGVGEVVALGEGVTDLAVGDLVGNAWLWSACGDCQYCRTGWETLCEVQKNAGYSVDGSFGEYMLVDTRFAARIPAGSDPVEVAPVLCAGVTVYKGLKMTEARPGQWVTISGIGGLGHIAVQYAVAMGLRVAAVDIADDKLALAKKHGAELTVNALHEDPVEVIQRETGGCHGVLVTAVHPSAFGQAIGMARRGGTIVFNGLPPGDFPAPIFEIVLKGLTVRGSIVGTRQDLEEALEFYAEGKIHPTVSTRELSEVNAVLDEMKHAKIDGRVVIKY from the coding sequence ATGACGACGACAATGCAAGCAGCAGTAGTAACCGAATTCGGCAAGGATCTTCAGATCCAGACCCTCCCCATTCCCACCCCGGGCCGGGGTGAGGCGCTGGTCAAGGTCATCACCACCGGCGTCTGCCACACAGACCTCCACGCAGCTGCGGGCGACTGGCCGGTCAAGCCGACACCGCCGTTCATCCCCGGCCACGAAGGCGTGGGCGAAGTGGTTGCCCTGGGCGAGGGTGTCACCGACCTCGCCGTCGGCGACCTCGTCGGCAACGCCTGGCTCTGGTCCGCCTGCGGCGACTGCCAGTACTGCCGCACCGGCTGGGAGACACTCTGCGAAGTACAGAAGAACGCCGGCTACAGCGTGGACGGCTCGTTCGGGGAGTACATGCTCGTGGACACGCGCTTTGCCGCACGCATCCCGGCGGGCTCGGACCCCGTTGAAGTCGCACCGGTGCTTTGCGCCGGCGTCACGGTCTACAAGGGCCTGAAGATGACCGAAGCCAGGCCCGGACAGTGGGTCACCATCTCCGGTATCGGCGGACTCGGGCACATTGCCGTCCAGTACGCGGTTGCCATGGGACTGCGGGTTGCTGCCGTGGACATCGCGGACGACAAACTCGCCCTGGCCAAGAAGCACGGCGCCGAGCTCACCGTCAACGCGCTGCACGAAGATCCCGTCGAAGTCATCCAACGTGAAACCGGAGGTTGCCATGGAGTCCTGGTCACCGCAGTACACCCGTCTGCTTTTGGCCAGGCGATCGGCATGGCCCGCCGCGGCGGGACGATTGTGTTCAACGGCCTGCCGCCGGGCGACTTCCCGGCACCGATCTTCGAGATTGTGCTCAAGGGCCTGACCGTCCGCGGCTCGATCGTGGGGACCCGGCAGGACCTGGAGGAAGCCCTCGAGTTCTACGCGGAGGGCAAGATCCACCCCACGGTCTCCACCCGGGAGCTTTCCGAGGTCAACGCCGTTCTTGACGAGATGAAGCACGCCAAGATCGACGGCCGCGTCGTTATCAAGTACTGA
- a CDS encoding APC family permease has protein sequence MNLLRTKSIEQSIADADEPGRKLKRSLSSWDLMIMGVAVAVGAGIFSVGAKAAANFSGPAVTLSFAIAAVTCALAIMCYAEFATAIPVAGSAYVFTYATMGELLAWIIGWNLILELFTAAAVIAKYWGIYLSKVFALMGADVPPALSLGGVDLYWGAFLIVAVFTVLLVLGTKLSARVGNVFTLIKIAVVLFVIVVGFTYVKFENYTPFVPAAEPTAGGSADVLKQSFFGFLTGAAPAQYGTLGIFAGAALVFFAFIGFDVVATSAEEVKNPQKTLPRGIFGGLAVVTLLYILVSLALTGMVSYTDLAAAETPTLTTAFEAVGNTTAAKVIAFGSLIGLTTVIMVLLMGLSRVVLAMSRDGLLPRALSKTSEKRSTPVRLQIICGAAVALVAGLTNVDLLEEMINIGTLSAFVVVSLGILVLRKKRPDLKPSFRVPFGKVLPVVSAVLCLYLMTNLAVETWIFFAGWLVIGVVIYFAYGQRHSRLNEKFAEAKSAVDATDSGADARLAGSEAPARDEALTRP, from the coding sequence ATGAACCTTCTCCGGACCAAATCCATCGAGCAGTCCATCGCCGACGCCGATGAACCCGGACGCAAGCTCAAGCGGTCGCTCAGCAGCTGGGACCTGATGATCATGGGTGTCGCCGTCGCTGTCGGCGCCGGCATTTTCTCGGTCGGCGCCAAGGCTGCGGCCAACTTCTCCGGCCCCGCCGTGACGTTGTCCTTCGCCATTGCCGCCGTGACGTGTGCCCTGGCCATCATGTGCTACGCCGAGTTCGCCACCGCCATTCCGGTCGCCGGGTCGGCCTACGTCTTTACGTACGCCACCATGGGCGAGCTGCTGGCGTGGATCATCGGCTGGAACCTGATCCTGGAACTTTTCACCGCCGCGGCAGTGATCGCCAAGTACTGGGGCATCTACCTCAGCAAAGTGTTTGCGCTGATGGGGGCCGACGTGCCGCCCGCACTGTCTCTTGGCGGCGTGGACCTCTACTGGGGCGCGTTCCTGATCGTTGCCGTCTTCACCGTCCTCCTGGTGCTGGGCACCAAGCTCTCCGCCCGTGTGGGCAACGTCTTCACCCTGATCAAGATCGCCGTTGTGCTGTTTGTGATCGTGGTGGGCTTCACGTACGTGAAGTTCGAAAACTACACGCCGTTCGTGCCCGCCGCGGAACCCACCGCCGGTGGCTCCGCGGATGTCCTGAAGCAGTCGTTCTTCGGCTTCCTCACCGGTGCCGCGCCCGCCCAGTACGGCACGCTCGGCATCTTCGCCGGCGCCGCGCTGGTGTTCTTCGCCTTCATCGGCTTTGACGTCGTGGCCACGTCCGCGGAGGAAGTCAAGAACCCGCAGAAGACCCTGCCGCGGGGCATCTTCGGCGGCCTGGCCGTGGTGACGCTGCTCTACATCCTGGTGTCCCTCGCGCTCACCGGCATGGTGTCCTACACGGACCTCGCGGCAGCCGAGACACCCACCCTCACCACCGCCTTCGAGGCCGTCGGCAACACCACCGCGGCCAAGGTCATCGCCTTCGGCTCCCTGATTGGCCTCACCACCGTCATCATGGTGCTGCTGATGGGGCTGTCCCGCGTAGTGCTGGCCATGAGCCGCGACGGACTGCTGCCCCGCGCGCTGTCCAAGACCAGCGAAAAGCGTTCGACGCCGGTCCGCCTCCAGATCATCTGCGGCGCCGCCGTAGCACTTGTGGCCGGCCTGACCAACGTTGACCTGCTGGAAGAAATGATCAACATCGGCACGCTGTCGGCGTTTGTTGTAGTGAGCCTGGGCATCCTGGTGCTGCGCAAAAAGCGCCCGGACCTGAAGCCGTCCTTCCGCGTCCCGTTCGGCAAGGTCCTCCCGGTGGTTTCGGCCGTCCTGTGCCTGTACCTGATGACGAACCTCGCCGTGGAGACATGGATCTTCTTCGCCGGCTGGCTGGTCATCGGCGTCGTGATCTACTTCGCCTACGGCCAGCGGCACTCCCGCCTGAACGAAAAGTTCGCCGAGGCCAAGTCCGCCGTGGACGCCACGGATTCCGGCGCGGACGCCCGCCTTGCCGGCAGTGAGGCCCCAGCCCGCGACGAGGCACTCACCCGCCCGTAA
- a CDS encoding C-terminal binding protein → MPATPTRIVITDCDHDSIAIEQAVADAAGVDLVLAQCRTEEDVIAAAATADAIVVQYAPITDRVLAALPQLKAIGRYGVGVDTLDVEAATARGVAVCNVPDYGTEDVSDHAIALAVSLARGITRLDRGMRRGEHSLLPVQPLHRISTRVFGVVGLGLIGAATARKAKGLGYTVIGSDPLAEIGTTTADGVAVVGFEEVISRADVVSLHVPLNSHTHHLINAGVLAQMKRGAVLVNTCRGGVVDTAAVADALASGQLYGAGLDVFEEEPLDLTSPLIGCENAVLTPHAAWYSEESYAELKRRTVENVLEVCAGRMPRNVMNAGVLV, encoded by the coding sequence ATGCCAGCCACGCCCACCCGCATCGTTATCACCGACTGCGACCACGACTCCATCGCCATCGAGCAGGCCGTCGCCGACGCCGCCGGCGTGGACCTGGTCCTTGCCCAGTGCCGGACCGAGGAGGACGTTATTGCCGCCGCTGCCACCGCCGACGCCATCGTGGTCCAGTACGCCCCCATCACGGACCGCGTCCTCGCGGCCCTGCCGCAGCTGAAGGCGATCGGCAGGTACGGCGTGGGCGTGGACACCCTCGACGTCGAGGCGGCCACCGCCCGCGGCGTCGCCGTCTGCAACGTGCCGGACTACGGCACCGAGGATGTCAGCGACCACGCCATTGCACTGGCCGTCAGCCTGGCCCGCGGAATCACCCGGCTGGACCGCGGCATGCGCCGCGGGGAACACTCGCTGCTGCCGGTCCAGCCCCTGCACCGGATATCCACCAGGGTGTTCGGCGTGGTGGGTCTGGGCCTGATCGGCGCGGCCACCGCACGCAAGGCCAAGGGCCTGGGCTACACGGTGATCGGGTCTGACCCGCTAGCGGAAATCGGTACGACGACGGCGGATGGCGTCGCCGTCGTCGGGTTTGAGGAAGTGATTTCCCGCGCTGACGTGGTGTCCCTCCACGTTCCGCTCAATTCCCATACGCATCACCTGATCAACGCCGGCGTGCTCGCGCAGATGAAACGCGGCGCCGTGCTGGTCAACACCTGCCGCGGGGGAGTGGTGGACACGGCTGCGGTTGCCGACGCCCTGGCAAGCGGCCAGCTCTACGGTGCCGGGCTGGACGTCTTCGAAGAAGAACCCCTGGACTTGACCAGCCCGCTGATCGGCTGCGAAAACGCCGTGCTGACACCGCACGCTGCCTGGTACAGCGAGGAATCCTATGCGGAACTGAAACGCCGCACCGTTGAAAACGTCCTCGAGGTCTGCGCCGGACGCATGCCGCGCAACGTGATGAACGCAGGAGTGCTGGTATGA
- a CDS encoding DNA topoisomerase IB, which yields MRLRRSNTNGRGYRRVPAGTGFSYRDLDGSVLQQGPVRERLESIGIPPAWTDVWIAPFDNGHIQATGLDAVGRRQYIYHPAWRERKDRVKFDRALQLAESLPTARRLVTLDLRSDGPSRERVLAAAFRMLDSGSLRVGSERYTNENGSRGLATLLCAHVHVRNECLELRFPAKSGKDWESEIHDADLSALVRMLKRRGGNARLLAFKEGRTWRPVTSADINAYVKERTGLDFTAKDFRTLHGTVAAAVSLARSGPQPTVTARKGAISVAMLEAAAVLGNTPSIARKSYVDPRLLDHFAAGETIDPKRLDSAEAELRALLYRESEVVPLQHI from the coding sequence GTGAGGCTCCGCCGCAGCAACACCAACGGCCGCGGCTACCGTCGCGTGCCCGCCGGGACGGGCTTCAGCTACCGGGACCTGGACGGCTCCGTACTGCAGCAGGGGCCTGTCCGGGAACGGCTGGAAAGCATCGGCATCCCGCCGGCCTGGACCGACGTCTGGATTGCGCCGTTCGACAACGGGCACATCCAGGCGACAGGCCTCGATGCGGTGGGCCGGCGGCAGTACATCTACCACCCCGCCTGGCGGGAGCGGAAAGACCGCGTGAAGTTCGACCGCGCCCTGCAGCTGGCCGAGTCGCTGCCCACCGCCCGCCGGCTGGTCACCCTGGACCTGCGCAGCGACGGCCCCAGCCGCGAACGTGTCCTGGCGGCGGCCTTCCGGATGCTGGACAGCGGGTCCCTGCGGGTGGGGTCCGAGCGGTACACCAACGAGAACGGCAGCCGCGGCCTGGCCACGCTCCTGTGTGCGCATGTCCACGTCCGCAACGAGTGCCTGGAGCTGAGGTTCCCGGCCAAGAGCGGGAAGGACTGGGAGTCGGAAATCCACGACGCCGACCTCTCCGCCCTGGTGCGGATGCTCAAGCGCCGCGGTGGAAATGCCAGGCTGCTGGCGTTCAAGGAGGGCCGGACCTGGCGACCGGTCACCAGCGCGGACATCAATGCCTACGTCAAGGAGCGGACGGGCCTGGACTTCACCGCCAAGGACTTCCGGACCCTGCACGGGACGGTAGCCGCCGCCGTCAGCCTGGCACGCAGCGGCCCGCAACCGACCGTTACGGCGCGGAAGGGCGCCATCAGCGTGGCCATGCTGGAGGCTGCCGCGGTGCTGGGGAACACGCCGTCGATCGCCCGGAAGAGCTATGTTGACCCCCGGCTGCTGGACCACTTTGCCGCGGGGGAGACCATCGACCCCAAACGCCTGGACTCCGCGGAAGCCGAGCTGCGGGCGCTGCTGTACCGGGAAAGCGAGGTAGTGCCGCTGCAACACATTTAG
- a CDS encoding aldehyde dehydrogenase family protein: MTVYAQPGTEGSKVTFKDRYENWIGGEWVAPVKGQYFENITPVTGKVFCEVARGTAEDIELALDAAHKIAPSWGKTSVAERAAILNKIADRIDENLEMLAVAESWDNGKPIRETLNADIPLAADHFRYFASAVRAQEGRLSQLDDDTTAYHYHEPLGVVGQIIPWNFPILMAVWKLAPALAAGNAVVLKPAEQTPSSILVLMELIGDLLPAGVLNVVNGFGVEAGKPLASSPRIRKIAFTGETSTGRLISQYASQNLIPVTLELGGKSPNIFFNDVADTNDAFYDKAQEGFALFAFNQGEVCTCPSRALVQEDIYDSFMADAVARVEKIIQGNPLDTNTQLGAQASNDQLEKILSYIDIGKQEGAKVLTGGARAEMPGDLAGGYYVQPTIFEGHNKMRIFQEEIFGPVVSVTRFSDYNDAMGIANDTLYGLGAGVWSRNGNVAYRAGREIQAGRVWVNNYHAYPAGAAFGGYKSSGIGRENHSMMLDHYQQTKNLLVSYNENKLGFF, encoded by the coding sequence ATGACTGTTTACGCACAGCCCGGTACCGAGGGTTCGAAGGTCACGTTCAAGGACCGCTACGAGAACTGGATCGGCGGCGAGTGGGTTGCCCCCGTCAAGGGCCAGTACTTCGAGAACATCACACCCGTCACCGGCAAGGTCTTCTGTGAAGTGGCCCGCGGCACCGCGGAAGACATCGAGCTGGCCCTGGACGCCGCCCACAAGATCGCACCGTCCTGGGGCAAGACCTCCGTCGCCGAGCGCGCCGCCATCCTGAACAAGATCGCCGACCGCATCGACGAGAACCTCGAGATGCTCGCCGTCGCCGAATCCTGGGACAACGGCAAGCCCATCCGCGAAACCCTCAACGCGGACATCCCGCTCGCCGCGGACCACTTCCGCTACTTCGCCTCGGCCGTCCGCGCCCAGGAAGGCCGGCTCTCCCAGCTCGACGACGACACCACCGCCTACCACTACCACGAGCCGCTCGGCGTCGTCGGCCAGATCATCCCCTGGAACTTCCCCATCCTGATGGCCGTCTGGAAGCTTGCCCCGGCCCTCGCGGCCGGCAACGCCGTGGTCCTCAAGCCCGCAGAGCAGACGCCGTCGTCCATTCTTGTCCTGATGGAACTTATCGGCGATCTCCTGCCGGCCGGTGTCCTCAACGTGGTCAACGGCTTCGGGGTCGAGGCCGGCAAGCCGCTCGCTTCCAGCCCCCGTATCCGCAAGATCGCCTTCACCGGCGAAACCTCCACGGGACGCCTGATCAGCCAGTACGCCAGCCAGAACCTGATTCCGGTCACCTTGGAACTCGGCGGCAAGAGCCCGAACATCTTCTTCAACGACGTCGCGGACACCAACGACGCGTTCTACGACAAGGCGCAGGAGGGCTTCGCGCTCTTCGCCTTCAACCAGGGTGAAGTCTGCACTTGCCCGTCCCGCGCCCTGGTCCAGGAGGACATCTACGATTCCTTCATGGCCGACGCCGTGGCCCGGGTGGAGAAAATCATCCAGGGAAACCCGCTGGACACCAACACCCAGCTTGGCGCCCAGGCCTCCAATGACCAACTGGAAAAGATCCTCTCCTACATCGACATCGGCAAGCAGGAAGGCGCCAAGGTGCTCACCGGCGGTGCCCGGGCCGAAATGCCCGGCGACCTGGCCGGCGGCTACTACGTCCAGCCGACCATCTTCGAAGGCCACAACAAGATGCGGATCTTCCAGGAGGAGATCTTCGGCCCTGTTGTTTCCGTGACCCGCTTCAGCGACTACAACGACGCCATGGGCATCGCCAACGACACCCTCTACGGGCTTGGCGCCGGCGTCTGGTCGCGGAACGGCAACGTCGCCTACCGTGCGGGCCGCGAGATCCAGGCCGGCCGCGTCTGGGTCAACAACTACCACGCCTACCCGGCCGGCGCTGCCTTCGGCGGGTACAAGTCCTCTGGCATCGGACGTGAAAACCACTCCATGATGCTGGACCACTACCAGCAGACCAAGAACCTCCTGGTCAGCTACAACGAGAACAAGCTCGGCTTCTTCTAA
- a CDS encoding DUF779 domain-containing protein, with product MMEARLDAAVTLPGEDISRVALTAEALGLLRKLWGQHGPLMFHQSGGCCDGSSPMCYPAGEFITAEADVLLGLFDIADGLDPQPLEFWMSREQFNYWSHTHLTVDVVQGRGSGFSVESPEGKRFMIRSKLMDWPV from the coding sequence ATGATGGAGGCGAGGCTTGACGCGGCGGTGACGCTGCCCGGGGAGGACATCTCCCGCGTGGCTCTCACCGCCGAGGCCCTGGGACTGCTCAGGAAGTTGTGGGGGCAGCACGGGCCCCTGATGTTCCACCAGTCCGGCGGCTGCTGCGACGGGTCCTCGCCTATGTGTTATCCGGCCGGGGAGTTCATCACCGCGGAAGCGGACGTCCTCCTGGGGCTGTTCGACATCGCCGACGGCCTGGATCCGCAGCCTCTCGAGTTCTGGATGTCCAGGGAGCAGTTCAACTACTGGAGCCACACCCATCTGACCGTGGACGTGGTCCAGGGCCGGGGGAGCGGGTTCTCGGTTGAGTCGCCGGAAGGCAAACGGTTCATGATCCGGTCAAAGCTGATGGACTGGCCGGTCTAG